One genomic window of Cygnus olor isolate bCygOlo1 chromosome 3, bCygOlo1.pri.v2, whole genome shotgun sequence includes the following:
- the EXOC8 gene encoding exocyst complex component 8, with protein sequence MALGEGGGGSRLRRQLESGGFVAGEYVKQLSQQSDGDRDLQEHRQRIQALSEETAQSLKRNVYQNYRQFIETAREISYLESEMYQLSHILTEQKGIMEAVTQALLLQADRDDPALGPRRAAAADPFLPLSAKEAAGGGEEGRQRTLTTLLEKVEGCRDLLPESPGKYLVYNGDLVEYDADHMAQIQRVHAFLMNDCLLVATALPNRRGAYRYDALYPLDGLAVVNVKDNPPMKDMFKLLMFPESRIFQAENAKIKKEWLEVLEETKRNRALSEKRRLEQEALPRPAPTPPESTNPFEEEDEEEEEEPSAEEEVVDLSLEWIQELPEDLDVCIAQRDFEGAVDLLDKLNEYLGDKPVSQPVKELRAKVDERVRQLTDVLVFELSPDRSLRGGPRATRRAVSQLIRLGQSTKACELFLKNRAAAVHTAIRQLRIEGATLLYIHKLCHVFFTSLLETAREFETDFAGNNGCYSAFVVWARSSMRMFVDAFSKQVFDSKESLSTAAECVKVAKEHCKQLSEIGLDLTFIIHALLVKDIKGALQSYKDIIIEATKHRNSEEMWRRMNLMTPEALGKLREEMRSCGVGNFDQYTGDDCWVNLSYTVVAFTKQTMAFLEEALKLYFPELHMVLLESLVEIILVAVQHVDYSLRCEQDPEKKAFIRQNASFLYETVLPVVEKRFEEGVGKPAKQLQDLRNASRLMRVNPESTTSVV encoded by the exons atGGCGCTGggggaaggcggcggcggcagccggCTGCGGCGGCAGCTGGAGTCGGGCGGCTTCGTGGCGGGCGAGTACGTGAAGCAGCTGTCGCAGCAGTCGGACGGCGACCGGGACCTGCAGGAGCACCGGCAGCGCATCCAGGCGCTGAGCGAGGAGACGGCGCAGAGCCTGAAGCGCAACGTCTACCAGAACTACCGGCAGTTCATCGAGACGGCGCGGGAGATCAGCTACCTGGAGAGCGAGATGTACCAGCTCAGCCACATCCTCACCGAGCAGAAGGGCATCATGGAGGCCGTCACGCAggccctgctcctccaggcagACCGCGACGACCCCGCCCTGggcccccgccgcgccgccgccgccgaccCGTTCCTGCCGCTGTCGGCCAaggaggcggcgggcggcggcgagGAGGGGCGGCAGCGGACGCTCACCACCCTCCTGGAGAAGGTGGAGGGCTGCCGCGACCTGCTGCCCGAGAGCCCCGGCAAGTACCTGGTGTACAACGGCGACCTGGTGGAGTACGACGCCGACCACATGGCGCAGATCCAGCGGGTGCACGCCTTCCTCATGAACGACTGCCTGCTCGTGGCCACCGCCCTGCCCAACCGCCGCGGCGCCTACCGCTACGACGCCCTCTACCCCCTCGACGGGCTGGCGGTGGTCAACGTCAAGGACAACCCGCCCATGAAGGACATGTTCAAGCTGCTCATGTTCCCCGAGAGCCGCATCTTCCAGGCCGAGAACGCCAAGATCAAGAAGGAGtggctggaggtgctggaggagacCAAGCGCAACCGGGCCCTCAGCGAGAAGCGACGGCTGGAGCAGGAGGCCTTGCCCCGGCCCGCCCCGACGCCCCCCGAGTCCACCAACCCCTtcgaggaggaggacgaggaagaggaggaagagccctctgcagaggaagaggtGGTCGACCTCTCGCTTGAGTGGATCCAGGAGCTGCCGGAGGACCTGGACGTCTGCATCGCTCAGCGGGACTTCGAGGGGGCGGTGGACCTCCTAGATAAGCTCAACGAGTACCTGGGGGACAAGCCCGTGAGCCAGCCCGTGAAGGAGCTGCGGGCCAAGGTGGACGAGCGGGTCCGGCAGCTCACGGACGTGCTGGTGTTCGAGCTGTCTCCAGACCGCTCGCTGCGAGGAGGGCCGCGGGCCACGCGCCGAGCCGTGTCCCAACTCATTCGCTTGGGTCAGTCCACCAAGGCGTGCGAGCTCTTCCTGAAGAACCGGGCGGCTGCGGTGCACACGGCCATCCGGCAGCTGCGCATCGAAGGCGCCACGCTGCTCTACATCCACAAACTCTGCCACGTCTTCTTCACCAGCCTTCTAGAGACGGCGAGGGAGTTTGAGACGGACTTCGCTGGCAACAACGGCTGCTACTCTGCCTTCGTTGTGTGGGCCCGCTCGTCCATGAGGATGTTTGTAGATGCCTTCAGTAAGCAGGTGTTTGACAGCAAAGAGAGCTTGTCGACTGCGGCGGAGTGCGTGAAG GTAGCCAAAGAGCACTGCAAGCAGCTCAGCGAGATTGGACTGGATCTCACCTTCATCATTCATGCCCTCCTGGTAAAGGATATCAAAGGTGCTTTACAGAGCTACAAGGATATCATCATCGAGGCCACTAAGCACCGCAACTCTGAGGAGATGTGGAGAAGGATGAACCTCATGACCCCGGAGGCTCTGGGGAAGCTCAGAGAGGAGATGAGGAGCTGCGGGGTGGGGAATTTTGACCAGTACACTGGCGATGACTGCTGGGTCAACCTTAGCTATACCGTAGTAGCTTTCACTAAGCAGACTATGGCCTTCTTGGAGGAAGCGTTAAAGCTTTACTTTCCAGAGCTACACATGGTTCTTTTGGAGAGTCTTGTGGAAATCATCCTAGTGGCTGTGCAGCACGTTGATTACAGTTTACGGTGTGAACAGGACCCTGAGAAGAAAGCATTCATTAGGCAGAATGCATCCTTCCTTTATGAAACTGTCCTTCCTGTTGTGGAAAAAAGATTTGAGGAAGGAGTTGGAAAGCCAGCCAAGCAGCTGCAGGATCTGAGAAATGCTTCGAGGTTGATGCGTGTGAACCCAGAAAGTACCACCTCTGTGGTGTGA